In Chloroflexota bacterium, one DNA window encodes the following:
- a CDS encoding SIS domain-containing protein, whose translation MKSEHEIIGDYLKGLRSCLEEIAEKDVIEIVDIIMKACSDGKKVVFMGNGGSATTASHFARDISIGTAKEGKPRVRAISLADSIAAITSLANDVGYNSVFKEQLIGQVDKGDVVIGISASGNSPNVLEAMEYARSAGAITVGFIGFGGGKLKGLSDKSIVLSSRDYGQVEDTHLVLDHIFTCLVKERIAGG comes from the coding sequence ATGAAATCTGAGCATGAGATAATCGGTGATTACCTGAAAGGATTGCGTTCCTGCCTTGAGGAGATTGCAGAAAAGGACGTAATTGAAATAGTTGACATAATTATGAAGGCCTGTTCGGATGGCAAGAAAGTGGTATTTATGGGCAACGGCGGCAGCGCGACCACGGCATCCCACTTTGCCCGCGACATCAGTATAGGTACGGCGAAAGAAGGAAAACCGCGGGTTCGAGCCATCAGCCTGGCGGATAGTATTGCCGCCATTACCTCACTGGCTAACGACGTAGGTTACAATTCGGTCTTTAAAGAGCAGCTAATTGGGCAGGTGGACAAGGGAGACGTGGTTATCGGTATAAGCGCGTCGGGTAATTCGCCCAACGTGCTGGAGGCAATGGAATACGCTCGCAGCGCCGGGGCGATAACAGTGGGCTTTATCGGCTTCGGCGGTGGCAAGCTGAAGGGGTTATCGGATAAATCCATCGTGCTGTCAAGTCGGGACTACGGCCAGGTGGAGGACACTCATCTGGTTCTGGACCATATCTTCACCTGTCTGGTTAAAGAGAGGATAGCTGGTGGCTAA
- the gmhB gene encoding D-glycero-beta-D-manno-heptose 1,7-bisphosphate 7-phosphatase: MANRAVFLDRDDTMARDVSYCSRPEDFELFPNTAKAIKLLNEHGYSVIVVTNQSGVARGYFTEDVLDQIHRKMLRQLAEGGARIDGIYYCPHHPDDNCECRKPKPQMILRAVNEHDIDLKRSFVVGDKPLDIRLGQNVGCRTVLIPSDPGENDSKSSSPDYTAPDLYQAALWIINQK; encoded by the coding sequence GTGGCTAACCGCGCCGTCTTTCTCGACCGGGATGACACAATGGCGAGAGATGTATCGTATTGCAGTCGTCCCGAGGATTTTGAGCTTTTCCCAAATACCGCCAAAGCAATCAAGTTACTCAACGAGCATGGTTATAGCGTAATCGTGGTTACCAATCAGTCCGGCGTTGCCCGCGGCTATTTCACCGAGGATGTGCTCGACCAGATTCACCGCAAGATGCTGCGCCAACTAGCCGAAGGGGGCGCCCGGATTGACGGCATTTATTACTGCCCTCACCACCCTGATGATAACTGTGAATGTCGCAAGCCAAAGCCGCAAATGATTCTGCGGGCGGTGAACGAACATGATATCGACCTTAAACGGTCCTTCGTGGTGGGTGACAAACCTCTGGATATTCGGCTTGGCCAAAATGTGGGCTGCCGTACCGTGTTGATTCCATCTGACCCCGGTGAGAATGATTCCAAATCGTCTTCGCCTGATTACACTGCGCCCGACCTTTACCAGGCTGCATTGTGGATTATCAATCAGAAATGA
- a CDS encoding glycosyltransferase family 4 protein — MKILVVSEYFFPYGGAELSLWELCRTLTRKSHQIHVITARRNGEPDYEGKEGIEIFRPFPTGNLVRRFIFAVKLHSYLKKWLQEREIDIIYNLGYVPTIPATRLARRYGVPSITLLGHFCGRKWFRLANPLLALFNYITEILTIRLGKHNTLVVQCPDTANKVSASTKAEIEVICNTLLDPAAIKRTREGTDFKKVREDLGIEEDELFLLHVGALIRTKNVYNLIKVLAGWEQKFKLVLVGDGPERARVEKLIQRLNLAGEVTLLGKRPHDETLSIIRSCDVLLLSSICEQVPNVVLEALALGRPVIATRVGGVPEIKSPNLHLVDRLEEIGQVIDSGVEAVEEDIIMQEYSLDKVSEQYEGLFLRLAGSKMKDNQV, encoded by the coding sequence ATGAAAATCCTTGTGGTATCCGAATATTTTTTCCCCTATGGTGGTGCCGAATTATCGCTGTGGGAATTGTGTCGCACGCTGACCCGTAAAAGCCACCAGATTCACGTTATCACCGCCCGACGCAACGGAGAACCTGATTACGAGGGCAAAGAAGGAATAGAAATATTCCGACCGTTTCCCACGGGAAATCTTGTACGCCGGTTTATCTTCGCTGTGAAGCTGCATTCATATCTGAAAAAGTGGCTGCAGGAAAGGGAAATCGATATCATCTATAACCTGGGCTATGTCCCTACCATACCGGCAACACGGCTCGCCCGCAGATATGGCGTGCCGTCGATTACGCTGCTGGGTCATTTCTGCGGCCGTAAATGGTTCCGGCTGGCAAATCCGCTTTTGGCTTTGTTCAACTATATCACGGAAATATTGACCATACGGTTGGGTAAGCACAACACTCTGGTGGTGCAGTGTCCAGACACGGCGAATAAGGTATCCGCCAGTACAAAAGCAGAAATTGAGGTCATATGCAATACCCTGCTGGACCCGGCGGCAATTAAACGGACAAGAGAAGGGACAGATTTCAAAAAAGTACGCGAGGATTTAGGCATTGAAGAAGATGAGCTATTTCTCCTACATGTTGGGGCACTGATACGAACCAAAAACGTTTATAACTTGATAAAAGTCTTAGCCGGCTGGGAGCAGAAATTCAAACTGGTCCTTGTCGGGGATGGTCCGGAACGCGCCAGAGTTGAAAAACTAATCCAGCGGCTGAATCTGGCAGGAGAAGTTACCTTGCTTGGGAAAAGGCCACATGATGAAACACTGTCAATAATAAGGTCATGCGATGTCCTGCTCTTGTCCTCAATATGTGAACAGGTGCCCAATGTGGTGCTGGAAGCGCTGGCTCTGGGAAGGCCGGTTATCGCCACCAGGGTTGGAGGGGTACCGGAGATAAAATCGCCAAATCTGCATCTGGTAGATAGGCTTGAAGAAATCGGACAGGTTATCGACAGTGGCGTTGAAGCAGTGGAAGAAGATATAATTATGCAGGAATACTCGCTGGATAAGGTTAGCGAACAATATGAAGGGTTGTTCTTGCGCCTTGCTGGCTCTAAAATGAAGGATAATCAGGTGTAA